A section of the Solitalea canadensis DSM 3403 genome encodes:
- the dcd gene encoding dCTP deaminase, translating into MILSDKRILEEIEKGTIVIEPYDRKYLGTNSYDVHLGKYLATYKNRELDARKHNEVEHFEIPEEGFVLQPNTLYLGVTLEYTETHAHVPFLEGKSSTGRLGIDIHATAGKGDVGFCNTWTLEISCAQPVRIYAGMPIGQLIYFVVEGDVENFYNKKQNAKYTDRTVKPVESMMWKNSF; encoded by the coding sequence ATGATTCTTTCTGACAAACGCATTCTCGAAGAAATAGAAAAAGGAACGATTGTAATTGAACCGTACGATCGCAAGTACTTAGGAACAAATTCATATGATGTTCATTTAGGTAAATACCTGGCAACTTATAAGAATCGTGAGCTGGATGCCCGTAAACATAACGAAGTTGAGCACTTTGAGATACCTGAAGAGGGATTTGTGTTGCAACCTAATACACTATATCTGGGTGTAACGCTGGAATATACCGAAACACATGCTCATGTACCTTTTTTGGAAGGTAAATCTAGCACCGGCCGTTTAGGTATCGACATTCATGCAACGGCGGGAAAAGGCGACGTGGGTTTCTGTAATACATGGACGCTGGAAATATCATGTGCACAACCGGTTCGTATATATGCCGGAATGCCAATTGGCCAGTTGATTTATTTTGTAGTGGAAGGTGATGTGGAGAATTTTTACAATAAAAAACAAAATGCAAAATATACAGATCGAACCGTTAAACCGGTAGAATCTATGATGTGGAAAAACAGCTTTTAG
- a CDS encoding prolyl oligopeptidase family serine peptidase, translated as MKKNYLLMTALFAAVSASAQQKAMLKYPDTQKDNTTDNYHGTTISDPYRWLENDTAAAVKDWVIKENKVTQDYLSQIPYRDKIKARLKELWNYPKYSAPFKKGDNYFFYKNDGLQNQAVLYVQKGLNGEPKVFLDPNKLSTDGTVALNNITFSKDNKYAAIGTSASGSDWVEIKVIDVATQQPTGDVIKWVKFSGATWKGDGFYYSRYDEPVAGKEFSNQNQFQKVYFHKLGTAQSADELVFEDKDHPLRYFGAGVTEDERFLFVVAAEGTHGSEVYYKDLQKGGDFKLLFKGFEYDYDVIDNVGDRLLVHTNNNAPNFRLVSVDPTNPDPVNWKEVISQSKDLLNSVSTGGGKLFASYLKDASTRLYEYEMGGKLTREIKLESIGTASLPSGKKEDKEFFYTFTSFTNPGAIYRYDVTSGKSEVFRKTEVKFNTSDYETKQVFYTSKDGTKVPMFIVHKKGLKLDGNNPTYLYAYGGFNISLTPSFSVSRLILLENGGVFALANLRGGGEYGEDWHKGGMLSNKQNVFDDFIAAGEYLVKEKYTSPSKLAIAGGSNGGLLVGACEIQRPDLFKVAFPAVGVLDMLRYHKFTIGWGWAVEYGSSEKKDQFDYLLKYSPLHNIKSGVNYPATMITTGDHDDRVVPAHSFKFAATLQEKQSGDNPVLIRIETKAGHGAGKPTSKLIDEAADIWSFMFWNTGTTPKY; from the coding sequence ATGAAGAAAAATTATTTATTAATGACAGCACTTTTTGCCGCTGTATCGGCGAGTGCGCAACAAAAAGCAATGCTTAAATACCCCGATACCCAAAAGGACAATACGACCGACAATTACCATGGAACTACCATTTCCGACCCTTACCGTTGGTTGGAAAATGATACTGCAGCAGCTGTAAAAGATTGGGTGATTAAAGAAAATAAGGTTACACAAGATTACCTTTCACAAATTCCGTATCGTGATAAGATCAAAGCACGCCTGAAAGAGCTCTGGAATTATCCGAAATATTCGGCACCTTTTAAAAAAGGCGACAATTACTTTTTCTATAAAAATGATGGCTTGCAAAATCAGGCTGTACTTTATGTTCAAAAAGGACTAAATGGAGAACCCAAAGTCTTCCTCGATCCTAATAAACTTTCAACAGACGGCACTGTAGCATTAAACAATATTACCTTTTCAAAAGATAATAAATATGCCGCCATCGGAACTTCAGCTTCGGGCTCTGACTGGGTAGAAATTAAAGTCATTGATGTAGCAACACAGCAACCAACAGGTGATGTAATCAAATGGGTTAAATTCTCGGGAGCAACCTGGAAAGGTGATGGATTCTATTACAGTCGTTATGATGAACCTGTTGCAGGCAAGGAGTTTTCCAACCAAAACCAATTTCAAAAAGTTTACTTCCATAAATTAGGCACAGCACAATCGGCAGACGAATTAGTATTTGAAGATAAGGATCATCCTTTACGCTACTTCGGAGCCGGCGTTACTGAAGATGAGCGTTTCTTGTTTGTGGTAGCTGCAGAAGGCACACACGGAAGTGAGGTTTATTACAAAGACTTGCAAAAAGGTGGCGATTTTAAATTATTATTCAAGGGGTTTGAATATGATTACGATGTGATCGATAATGTTGGCGATCGATTGTTGGTGCATACCAATAACAATGCACCTAATTTCCGCCTGGTTTCCGTGGACCCAACCAATCCTGATCCTGTAAACTGGAAAGAAGTGATTTCTCAGTCAAAAGATTTGTTAAATAGCGTTTCAACCGGAGGAGGTAAACTGTTTGCCTCTTACCTGAAAGATGCAAGTACTCGATTGTATGAATATGAGATGGGAGGAAAGCTGACCAGAGAAATTAAATTGGAGAGCATAGGAACGGCTAGCTTACCTTCGGGTAAAAAAGAAGATAAGGAGTTTTTCTACACCTTCACCAGCTTTACCAATCCGGGAGCTATTTACCGTTACGATGTTACCTCCGGAAAGTCTGAGGTGTTCCGCAAAACTGAAGTAAAATTTAATACTTCCGATTATGAAACTAAGCAGGTATTCTATACAAGCAAAGACGGAACTAAGGTTCCGATGTTCATTGTTCATAAGAAAGGATTGAAGTTAGACGGAAATAACCCTACTTATTTATATGCTTATGGAGGCTTCAACATCAGTCTTACACCATCTTTCAGCGTTTCTCGCCTAATTCTATTAGAAAATGGTGGTGTGTTCGCTCTTGCCAATTTGCGTGGCGGAGGTGAATATGGAGAAGACTGGCATAAAGGAGGCATGCTGAGCAATAAGCAAAACGTATTCGATGACTTTATCGCGGCTGGAGAATACCTGGTTAAAGAGAAGTACACCTCTCCTTCGAAGCTTGCTATTGCCGGTGGCTCTAACGGAGGCTTGCTGGTAGGAGCTTGTGAAATTCAGCGTCCCGACTTATTTAAGGTTGCCTTTCCGGCTGTTGGGGTGTTAGACATGCTGCGTTACCACAAATTTACGATTGGATGGGGCTGGGCTGTTGAGTATGGCTCAAGTGAGAAAAAAGATCAGTTCGATTATCTATTGAAATATTCTCCGCTGCATAACATCAAATCGGGTGTAAATTATCCGGCAACAATGATTACCACCGGAGATCATGATGACCGTGTAGTTCCTGCTCACTCATTTAAGTTTGCAGCTACCTTGCAGGAAAAACAATCAGGTGATAATCCTGTCTTAATTCGTATTGAAACCAAAGCCGGACATGGTGCCGGTAAGCCAACATCGAAATTAATTGATGAAGCTGCCGACATTTGGTCATTCATGTTCTGGAACACCGGAACAACACCGAAATATTAA
- a CDS encoding 4'-phosphopantetheinyl transferase family protein gives MPITLHKILDTDTEFAVWKIEEPAELLYSKLKLDETEKAVYESLGKGKRELHWLSSRVLLRNLINTPDFIKTGLDEHHKPFLVNLPHHFSLSHSFDYAAVMISKNKKVGIDIELVKDKILKVEKKFLSAEEQEFIDPNQKVKHLYACWAAKEAVYKLYGRKGVSLQENIRLKPFKFNSQGVVQANILFNNCDADFEIHYQEFEEYMLAYVSSDKV, from the coding sequence ATGCCAATAACACTCCATAAGATCCTTGATACCGACACCGAATTTGCTGTTTGGAAGATTGAAGAACCGGCCGAGCTGCTTTATTCAAAACTTAAGTTAGATGAAACGGAAAAGGCCGTTTATGAAAGTTTGGGCAAAGGAAAACGAGAATTGCATTGGTTAAGCAGTCGTGTATTATTACGTAATCTGATTAACACGCCCGATTTCATTAAAACCGGGTTAGATGAACACCACAAACCTTTTTTGGTAAATCTTCCTCATCACTTTTCATTAAGTCATTCATTTGATTATGCCGCTGTAATGATCAGCAAGAACAAAAAAGTGGGAATTGATATCGAATTGGTAAAAGACAAGATATTAAAAGTGGAGAAGAAGTTCTTGAGCGCTGAGGAACAAGAATTTATTGATCCAAACCAAAAAGTGAAACATCTATATGCATGTTGGGCTGCAAAAGAAGCTGTGTACAAACTCTATGGACGAAAGGGAGTGAGTCTGCAAGAAAATATCAGACTTAAACCCTTTAAATTTAATTCGCAAGGAGTAGTTCAAGCCAATATACTTTTCAACAACTGCGATGCTGATTTTGAAATACATTACCAGGAGTTTGAAGAATACATGCTGGCCTATGTAAGTTCAGATAAGGTTTGA
- a CDS encoding TonB-dependent receptor plug domain-containing protein, whose protein sequence is MKRTLFSVLSLAGLAILAIAFHVPSDGDPLIKKIAKNLEELYLKTPQEKIYIHFDKPYYAAGDDMFFKAYLVNANDNTPSELSRIIYVDILNGEEHVVKQLLLKKDRGEFNGTVKLTDSLAEGTYRLRAYTSWMRNFGEEYFFTKELKVGNARLTNVFTTVDYEYDKATKNDEVMAVIKFVDEKGMPIKSKNVSYDVIMVGRSGTKGKTETSDNGEIRIPVTNSNNANYTHKRIVTTINYDGLPFVKTFYLPYFSSDVDLQFFPEGGYLVETIPNIVAFKAIDVHGKGVDVEGFITDQDNNNVTDFKSRHLGMGKIALIPEPGKKYTAHFKNRGGVEQTVALPVAKAEGIVLNIRNQTKDRLQGMIIASKALQDAKKEVVVVGQAYGTIYYTGNEKLEEKAYQINIPKDRFPTGIAQITVFTLDGTPLVERLVFINKNDELKFNINSSKPVYTSREKVDLNISVKDAEGNPVQGDFSIAVTDDQSVTIDKHDNNILSHLLLTSDLKGTIEKPAYYFDANETNAPQDLDVLMLTQGWRRFEWGDIVAGKAPETSFPIDLGMEVSGKITSLSDKTPIKNGSIAFFSAKNKEIFQTANTDAKGVFTINGIEFPDSTRFILQARNEKGGKGVDIEVNDPFHPAPLNHLVIPENVNNQIANYIKANRKKFDYDNVKYGGSKGVLLSEVVVRSTKIDPNEPSVMKLYSHADAVITADDIAKSSAISSGNLLDAIRGRVAGVQVIGNDILIRGPNTLFGSTSPLVVLDGTETDVGWLSMLNPNDVQSVEFLKGPSAAIYGSRGANGVVAVYTKRGKFLSGAYYKKGMLSFYPVGYHVAKAFYVPKYEQENKPNIPDFRTTIYWNGLVKTNADGHASVSFFTADNATNYTTIIEGVSTKGKVGHGVHSITVVTKNP, encoded by the coding sequence ATGAAAAGGACCCTCTTCTCTGTTTTGTCACTAGCTGGTTTAGCGATCTTAGCTATTGCTTTCCATGTACCAAGCGATGGTGATCCGTTGATCAAAAAAATTGCTAAAAATCTTGAGGAGCTTTACCTGAAAACTCCACAGGAGAAAATATACATTCATTTTGATAAGCCCTATTATGCGGCCGGCGATGATATGTTTTTTAAGGCATACCTGGTTAATGCAAATGATAACACCCCCTCCGAACTGAGTAGGATCATTTATGTGGATATTTTGAACGGAGAGGAACACGTAGTGAAGCAATTACTACTAAAGAAGGACCGCGGTGAGTTTAATGGAACGGTGAAGCTTACAGATTCATTGGCTGAAGGTACTTACCGGCTTCGTGCCTACACTAGCTGGATGAGGAACTTTGGTGAAGAATACTTCTTTACAAAAGAGCTCAAAGTAGGAAATGCGCGACTTACCAATGTGTTTACCACAGTTGATTACGAATATGATAAGGCAACGAAGAATGACGAGGTAATGGCGGTGATAAAATTTGTTGACGAGAAGGGAATGCCTATCAAAAGTAAAAATGTGTCTTATGATGTGATAATGGTGGGTAGATCGGGTACAAAAGGAAAAACAGAAACTAGTGATAATGGGGAGATCAGAATTCCGGTTACAAACTCTAATAATGCTAACTATACACATAAGCGGATTGTGACCACGATTAATTACGATGGACTTCCATTTGTAAAAACATTTTACCTGCCTTATTTTTCATCGGATGTAGATCTGCAATTCTTCCCTGAAGGAGGTTATTTGGTTGAAACTATTCCAAATATTGTAGCCTTTAAGGCAATTGATGTTCATGGAAAGGGTGTTGATGTGGAAGGATTTATTACCGACCAGGATAATAATAATGTAACAGACTTTAAGAGCCGGCATTTAGGAATGGGTAAAATTGCCCTTATTCCTGAGCCTGGCAAGAAATATACAGCACACTTTAAAAATCGCGGTGGTGTCGAACAAACCGTTGCCTTACCGGTGGCCAAAGCCGAAGGCATTGTGCTTAATATCCGAAATCAGACTAAAGATCGCTTGCAGGGAATGATTATCGCTTCCAAAGCATTACAAGATGCCAAAAAAGAAGTGGTTGTTGTCGGACAAGCTTATGGAACCATTTATTATACCGGTAATGAAAAACTGGAAGAGAAAGCTTATCAGATCAATATTCCTAAAGACAGGTTCCCGACCGGAATTGCTCAGATTACCGTTTTTACCTTGGACGGAACCCCTTTGGTTGAGCGCTTAGTGTTTATTAATAAAAATGATGAATTAAAGTTTAATATAAATAGCAGTAAACCTGTTTATACCTCAAGAGAAAAAGTAGATCTGAATATTTCAGTAAAAGATGCCGAAGGAAATCCGGTTCAGGGAGATTTTTCAATTGCAGTAACAGATGACCAATCCGTAACAATCGACAAGCATGATAATAACATTTTGTCGCACTTGCTACTTACCTCAGATTTAAAAGGTACTATTGAAAAACCGGCTTATTACTTTGATGCCAATGAGACCAATGCACCACAAGATCTGGATGTCTTAATGCTCACTCAAGGCTGGAGGCGTTTTGAATGGGGAGATATTGTTGCTGGAAAAGCGCCTGAAACCTCATTCCCAATCGATTTAGGAATGGAAGTATCGGGTAAAATCACTTCTTTGTCAGATAAAACACCTATAAAGAATGGCTCTATTGCTTTTTTCAGTGCTAAAAACAAAGAAATATTTCAAACAGCCAATACAGATGCAAAAGGAGTATTTACTATAAATGGTATTGAATTCCCAGATAGTACAAGATTTATTCTTCAGGCTCGTAATGAAAAGGGAGGTAAAGGAGTTGATATTGAAGTTAATGATCCATTTCATCCTGCTCCTTTAAATCATTTAGTGATTCCTGAAAATGTAAATAATCAAATAGCCAATTATATTAAAGCAAACCGTAAGAAATTTGACTATGATAATGTGAAATATGGCGGTTCTAAAGGCGTTTTATTGAGCGAAGTTGTGGTTAGAAGTACTAAAATAGACCCTAATGAGCCATCAGTAATGAAATTGTACTCACATGCCGACGCTGTTATCACGGCAGATGATATTGCAAAATCATCAGCGATTAGTTCCGGTAATCTATTGGATGCAATTAGGGGTAGAGTTGCTGGAGTGCAAGTGATCGGCAATGATATATTAATTCGTGGTCCGAATACATTGTTTGGAAGCACAAGTCCATTAGTAGTACTTGACGGAACGGAAACAGATGTTGGTTGGTTATCGATGTTAAACCCAAATGATGTTCAATCTGTAGAATTTTTGAAGGGACCAAGTGCCGCTATTTATGGATCCCGGGGCGCAAATGGAGTGGTAGCTGTTTACACTAAACGCGGTAAATTTTTGAGCGGAGCGTATTATAAAAAGGGAATGTTAAGTTTTTACCCTGTAGGTTATCACGTAGCCAAGGCATTTTATGTTCCTAAATACGAACAGGAGAATAAACCAAATATTCCTGACTTCCGCACTACAATTTATTGGAACGGATTGGTGAAAACAAATGCAGATGGTCATGCTTCAGTTTCATTTTTCACCGCTGATAATGCGACCAATTATACCACAATTATTGAGGGTGTTTCTACTAAAGGTAAAGTGGGGCACGGAGTTCATTCAATAACGGTGGTTACGAAGAATCCTTAG